The following proteins are co-located in the Triticum aestivum cultivar Chinese Spring chromosome 1A, IWGSC CS RefSeq v2.1, whole genome shotgun sequence genome:
- the LOC123069932 gene encoding uncharacterized protein, which produces MEQLRQVGEALGGIAALMAFHHELRVNPRQCRLLADACELAFDAVAAEVRASLRFDDRLAGRWKPLESPLRELCRAVRDAEHYIRLCFGDLHGGGGGGGGSWWARAAALTHGVESVELHLHGLLWCVAVVLEAVEVVAEATAALNPDELARRRVLFARDYDEDLLDPALFRRSRVGRAYLAKQELAARMDTAWAEDRWLLSQLLDEMRSRPLSRQEHRIADLLAAPRGEPHPAAALLLGDFHMRRRLGGSLKEVQWMGEAFAVKHYVGVDADDAAVGAEMELLTSVAHPNVAHCRYCFRDEEKREAYLVMDQIMSKDLGSFFKEASGSAKRPRAQLPLVVVVDAMLQIARGMEHLHSKKIYHGELNPSNVLVKTRGSAADAYLVVKVAGFAADPGAAAVTSPGRKASHAAAGANANANASGNGSVNPCIWYAPEVLENDEPGQATARRTEKADVYSFGMISFELLTGKIPFEDNHLQGDNMSKNIRAGERPLFPFQAPKYLTGLTRRCWHGDPAQRPPFSSICRVLRYVKRFLVMNLEQHGGQADASTSTPAQPPTPTPPVDYLDIEALLQKKLPAWQQRQGGVAPRVSDVPFEMYAYRVMERGKAAILHVGRGSDSGSEANSLCGDESLHSGATVPDVVVETAPTSSPRAKAWSRSPSSKSSGGSRLAPSVSSPRKPAGRVAGAKAGKCL; this is translated from the coding sequence ATGGAGCAGCTCCGGCAGGTGGGCGAGGCCCTCGGCGGCATCGCCGCCCTCATGGCCTTCCACCACGAGCTCCGCGTCAACCCGCgccagtgccgcctcctcgccgacgccTGCGAGCTGGccttcgacgccgtcgccgccgaggtGCGCGCCAGCCTCCGCTTCGACGACCGCCTCGCCGGCCGGTGGAAGCCGCTCGAGTCCCCGCTCCGCGAGCTCTGCCGCGCCGTCCGCGACGCCGAGCACTACATCCGTCTCTGCTTCGGGGACCtgcacggcggtggcggcggcggtggcgggagcTGGTGGGCGCGCGCGGCCGCGCTCACGCACGGCGTCGAGTCCGTCGAGCTGCACCTCCACGGCCTCCTCTGGTGCGTCGCCGTCGTGCTCGAGGCCGTCGAGGTCGTCGCTGAGGCCACCGCGGCGCTCAACCCCGACGAGCTCGCGCGGCGGCGGGTGCTCTTCGCCCGGGACTACGACGAGGACCTCCTCGATCCGGCGCTGTTCCGGCGAAGCAGGGTGGGCAGGGCGTATCTGGCCAAGCAGGAGCTCGCCGCCCGGATGGACACGGCGTGGGCGGAGGACAGGTGGCTCCTCTCGCAGCTGCTCGACGAAATGAGATCCAGGCCGTTGTCGCGGCAGGAGCACCGGATCGCCGACCTCCTGGCCGCGCCGCGCGGGGAGCCGCACCCGGCGGCCGCGCTCCTCCTCGGCGACTTCCACATGCGGCGGCGCCTCGGGGGCAGCCTGAAGGAGGTGCAGTGGATGGGGGAGGCCTTCGCCGTGAAGCACTACGTCGGGGTGGACGCCGACGACGCCGCGGTCGGCGCCGAGATGGAGTTGCTCACGTCGGTGGCGCACCCGAACGTGGCGCACTGCCGGTACTGCTTCCGCGACGAGGAGAAGCGGGAGGCGTACCTCGTCATGGACCAGATCATGAGCAAAGACCTCGGGAGCTTCTTCAAGGAGGCGAGCGGCAGCGCCAAGCGGCCGCGCGCGCAACTCccgctcgtcgtcgtcgtcgacgcCATGCTGCAGATCGCGCGCGGCATGGAGCACCTCCACTCCAAGAAGATCTACCACGGCGAGCTCAACCCGTCCAACGTGCTCGTCAAGACGCGGGGCAGCGCCGCCGACGCCTACCTGGTCGTCAAGGTCGCCGGGTTCGCCGCCGACCCCGGAGCTGCAGCCGTGACCAGCCCCGGCCGGAAGGCGTCGCACGCCGCCGCCGGCGCAAACGCAAACGCGAACGCCAGTGGGAATGGCAGCGTCAACCCATGCATATGGTACGCGCCGGAGGTGCTGGAGAACGACGAGCCCGggcaggcgacggcgaggcgcacgGAGAAGGCGGACGTGTACAGCTTCGGCATGATCAGCTTCGAGCTGCTGACCGGCAAGATCCCGTTCGAGGACAACCACCTGCAGGGCGACAACATGAGCAAGAACATCCGCGCCGGCGAGAGGCCGCTGTTCCCGTTCCAGGCGCCCAAGTACCTGACCGGCCTCACCAGGCGCTGCTGGCACGGCGACCCGGCGCAGCGGCCGCCGTTCAGCTCCATCTGCCGCGTCCTCCGCTACGTGAAGCGGTTCCTCGTCATGAACCTGGAGCAGCACGGCGGCCAGGCCGACGCGTCGACGTCGACGCCAGCGcagccgccgacgccgacgccgccggtGGACTACCTGGACATCGAGGCGCTGCTGCAGAAGAAGCTCCCGGCGTGGCAGCAGCGGCAGGGGGGCGTGGCGCCGCGCGTGTCGGACGTGCCGTTCGAGATGTACGCGTACAGGGTGATGGAGAGGGGCAAGGCGGCGATCCTGCACGTCGGCAGGGGCTCCGACTCCGGCAGCGAGGCCAACTCGCTGTGCGGCGACGAGAGCTTGCACAGCGGCGCGACGGTGCCGGACGTCGTCGTCGAGACGGCCCCGACGTCGAGCCCGCGCGCCAAGGCGTGGTCGCGGTCGCCGTCCTCCAAGAGCAGCGGCGGCAGCAGGTTGGCGCCATCGGTGTCGTCGCCGCGCAAGCCGGCCGGCAGGGTCGCCGGCGCCAAAGCAGGCAAGTGTCTGTAG
- the LOC123069936 gene encoding mitochondrial adenine nucleotide transporter ADNT1 encodes MASEDVVGKSRGDTAVNTIVNLAEEAKLAREGVKGPGHQVLTVCKSLFAGGVAGGLSRTAVAPLERLKILLQVQNPHSIKYNGTVQGLKYIWRTEGLRGLFKGNGTNCARIVPNSAVKFFSYEQASRGILYLYRQQTGDENAQLSPILRLGAGATAGIIAMSATYPMDMVRGRITVQTEKSPYQYRGMFHALGTVYREEGFRALYRGWLPSVIGVVPYVGLNFAVYESLKDWLLQSNAFDLAKDNELHVVTRLGCGAVAGTIGQTVAYPLDVVRRRMQMVGWSHAASIVTGEGKEALQYNGMIDAFRKTVRHEGFGALYKGLVPNSVKVVPSIAIAFVTYEAVKDVLGVEMRID; translated from the exons ATGGCATCGGAGGACGTGGTGGGGAAGAGCAGGGGCGACACGGCCGTCAACACCATCGTCAACCTGGCCGAGGAGGCCAAGCTCGCGCGCGAGGGCGTCAAGGGCCCCGGCCACCAGGTCCTCACCGTCTGCAAGTCCCTCTTCGCCGGAGGCGTCGCCGGTGGCCT ATCGAGGACTGCTGTTGCTCCGCTTGAGCGATTGAAGATCCTGCTTCAG GTTCAAAATCCTCACAGTATCAAGTACAATGGTACCGTTCAAGGGCTTAAGTATATATGGAGAACAGAAGGCCTTCGTGGACTGTTTAAGGGCAATGGAACTAACTGTGCAAGGATTGTCCCAAATTCTGCTGTGAAATTCTTCAGCTATGAGCAAGCATCAAG GGGTATTTTGTATCTGTACCGGCAACAGACTGGGGATG AGAATGCTCAGCTTAGTCCAATCTTGCGCCTTGGAGCCGGAGCCACAGCTGGTATCATAGCCATGTCTGCCACTTATCCCATGGATATGGTTAGGGGTAGGATTACTGTTCAG ACAGAGAAGTCTCCCTACCAGTACCGTGGTATGTTTCATGCATTGGGCACAGTGTACCGTGAAGAAGGCTTCCGTGCTTTATACAGAGGCTGGCTTCCATCAGTGATTGGAGTT GTCCCTTATGTTGGCCTTAACTTTGCTGTGTACGAGTCTCTGAAGGACTGGCTCCTCCAGTCAAATGCATTCGATCTTGCAAAGGACAATGAGCTGCACGTAGTAACAAGGCTTGGATGCGGAGCTGTGGCTGGAACCATAGGCCAGACTGTGGCATACCCTCTTGATGTTGTCAGGAGAAGGATGCAGATGGTCGGCTGGAGTCACGCTGCTTCTATTGTTACTGGAGAAGGCAAAGAGGCACTCCAGTACAATGGTATGATTGATGCATTCAGGAAAACTGTCCGCCACGAAGGATTTGGTGCTCTGTACAAGGGTCTTGTGCCCAACTCGGTGAAG GTGGTGCCTTCCATCGCCATCGCGTTTGTCACGTATGAGGCTGTGAAGGATGTTCTAGGAGTAGAGATGAGGATAGACTGA